The DNA sequence agctgctgttggacatttctTCACTCTGGGCATCAAGCACTTTTGAAAGAAGACATTGACAAGCTGGGAAAAACTTCTTTGAGTCAGtcctttgtattttatttggaatCCCATCgaaattatttctcttcatGTGAGGGttctttcttaaatatttttcagttttggtttgtgTTGTTGAGTTGCTTTTTTGTCTTTAGCATTGCTCTCAGCCTGAacactgcagagcccagacagTAAAcagggctccctgtgccccagtgCAGGCAGACCTGCTGGGTCCCACACAGGTGTCCTTTGGTCATCACACCTCCCACTGTTTCAGGGTGATTGCActttaaatgcattaaaaaaaaaaaaaaaaaaaaaaaaaaagtggagttTTTAAAGGGTATAGTTTCAAAGTCAATCTCTCAAaactcttctctctttccctgtgtACCTGAACAGGAAGGGATATGCAAGGGTTGGTctggctctctgctgcctggagttGTGCCTACTGGGAGCTGTTTCTCTCTATCCAAGCCTtgtccctgccagtgctgcctgagcccagcccagccctgggggctcagctctgccctgcagacccctcccagcacagggcactgcccaggggcatctccctggcagcagggcctgaAGGGCAGGGCAGACAAACAGAGATGCTGCAAgccaaggtgctgctgctgctggctgtagggagaggaggctgaggaggcaCTTTCTGAGGGAGATCTGAGGCACATCTGCTGATGCCCAGGCTGACAGAGCAGGAGTCTCAGTGACACAGACAAAGCTAACAGCCCCTTTCCCTTCGCTTTAGGGGaaagctgagagcagccctggccatgCAGCAccatctccagagcagcaggaatctgCCCTGATGGGGGTGGCTCCTTCCACCTTCAGCTTCTCCCCTGAAGCGACCatggggagctgccaggcaggctgagagctgtccctggcaggtggcacatgccctgggctggccaagagccctgagggctgcaggagctgctctgcaggacagccctgggcagccctggctgcagccccagcttcaCCCCCTGCAGCCGTCCTGACACATCCCCCAGGCTGTGGGGTTTGCCACCTTCAGGAGATccctccaggagcacaggggacATTGCCCTGCATCCACAGACTCACCATGTAGAGGGCTGTGGAGATCTTTCCCCAGGTGAAGTCTCAGCACAGTGTCTTCCCAATCCTGATTGCCTTCAGCCTGTCTctgcctggctcctgtcccctcagtgcctgcaggcagagccctcagccctgctgggctgggagaggagctggtcCTGGCAAGAGCTGTTCCTTtaaagctcagcagcacagacacagcacaaggactttaatgagcCTCTTGGGCTTTGCTGTTGTTTACATCAGACTCAGTCCCTGAGAGAGTCTTCAAAAAACTTCTCAAGAAATCAAAGTTAAATTGAAACTCCAAAGTTTCCTGAAGTTTTAATGGGTCCCACTGAGGAACacgactgagaaagtgtccccaggttccagttagagcagaacactggaggcagtgatgacagctgggaACAAACAAGGCCAAGGTGtctgtggtgctgagcaaagctggctgtgtttcaggaatgcaaagggccaaggcctgagccccagcccctggccaggcagatgctgtccctccctccttgctcagggctcttcccgggatgggcactgccaTGTGGGGATGTGCAATGGCAAGGGCAGGAGCGtggggcggcccctgccaggctgctgagcagggccaaggaggcaatgaggccccaggcctgcaagggtcacttgtGTTATATGTAACATCCAGATTAGGCCAATTTAATAATTTGAGAAATCCAAATTATAAGTTAACAAAACCGGAAATAGATTTTCTTTCACTAATCGGACTACAATCTATGCCTGCCAGAAATCAAAGgaacagggctgagcccaggacTCGACTCTGGGTGAACACAGTTCTGACCCCCTCTCGAATCAGAGCTGGTGAGTTCACACAGTCCGTCTGGTGAGCCTTGGTTTTATACTGTTTTTCTTGCCCGGAGCtaggtttcttttgtttcttcctccAAATATTCATGAGGTCCTTATCCCCTGTCGGGTGTTAGAAGAATTCTATCTTCGAGTAGACAGAACAGTGTCCAGGGAAGCATTCAAATATTCATGTAGCTCTCTGTCCTCTCTCTGGTTTTGGAGGAATTCTGACTCCTGCTCATCCAAAGCTGCTTTGGGATAGACAATACACGTCTGGGAACAGATACATGTAAAATACGAGTTACTGGAACTGAGTATTCACGTGCTAGTCGGGTTAAGGGAAATGAGTTGTTCTTGGTTATCTACAGTTGTTATTGGCCGATGATGGCTTGGGCTCTCCAGGCCTCACTCAGAACTCCTGTAGGAGCTACTCCCTTCACTTGCTAATTTGGACTCCAATTCATTAAACACCTGTGAGTGCAACAATCTAGTGAGGTAACCGGTTTCTCAGCTCTTGTGTGAGATTTCTAAAAACCTGGGTGCTTTCTGTAACATATTCTAAAGCGTgaatcaaaatatattttttccttaagtacaaatatatttacatgAGCACAAATTTGATACATTTATTACACttgtctcctgctcctgcctcaggcccagggccagcagccatggcccaagtgctgcccaggttggctctgtcagggccttgcagctgctgcccatgcctgtgccctgtgcagcccaggctgtgccacggtgtccctgccctgcgcctctgtccctgcaggctgtcctcatgccccggctgccccacctggctggccccttcctttgctgacagctctgcctcctgcctgcctctgcctgcccacacaaagccttgggctgATACCAAAAGGCTTCATTCCATTTTTACCCTGCCTGTGACCTTTCAGCACAGCAACAAGGCATGCAggggctgctttcccagcaagggTGGTTGGATGAGAAGAAGAAGACATCTGGCTCAAGGGTGCAGtgacagagaaaacaaggaCTGAATCTGGGAACTTGGGCTGGGTTTTATGGAAATGGGTGAATTGTAATTGGCATTTAGTGACTGTATATAAGCAACACCCTGGTAGAATTACATGTCCATGTAAGGTTAGGAGTTATCCCTCACTAGACCTCAGGCCTGAATAAATGATACCCTCTGAAATAGCAAATCAGTGTTCAGGAACTTTATTCTTATATCTCAGAGATTTGGTGACAGCAGGGCCTCACAGAACCAAGGAGtcagctgtgacactgtgcAAACTCATGGAACAAAGGGTCCATTGTGGCACAGCAGAACCCCATGGAACCAAAATCCATTTTGGCACACTGGGGCCACATTGACCCAATGGTCCACTGTGATCCTGTGCatccaaggagaccattgtgaccctgAGAAACCTcttggaaccaaggggccattctGACACAGCAAGGCCTCGTGGAACCAAGGGTTTGTTGTTCAACTGTgtggcctcatggaaccatgagccattgtgacacagcgTGGCcacatggagccaaggggccacTGTGCCACTGTGGATCCAAGGAGACCCTTGTGAGTgaggaacctcatggaaccaagagTCCATTGTTccactgtggggccctgtggaaccaaggggaGCACAGTGACATTGCAGGGCCTCATGCAGCAATGGAGACTCTTCTGACACTTTGGGACCCactggaaccaaggggccaaTGTGGCATGGCAGGGCCTGGTGGAATCAAGGGGACTGCAGTGAACACAGTGGGTATCCATGGGATGAAGGGTCCATTCTGACACCGTGGAACCAAGGATGCCATTGTGACAtgtagccacatttctcctcacagagaaaagcaaggcaccactcttcccaagaatatttctgagattcacattctctgaacctcaaagaaaggaaaaaaaaaattcttatcatttgctgtgccttaTTTGTGCATcagtagaatgcaatatggggattgtttacccaaagcGATggtgtttgtttccttggcctatcagggtcatgtgtgtgtgtgtgtcgggaCTGTCGGCTGACAGTCATGGGATTCTGTGCAGGGTGTgcagttgagtgcttggcagattcagtttagatgtaatgtaatatagtgtaatataatatagaatattaTAGtattaataaagtaattaattagccttctaGTAaaatggagtcctcctcatcattctctcccctcgTCGGGGGTTGCCTGCGAATGCTCTAGTGACACTGTGGGGcatcatggaaccaaggggccattgtgacacagcagggcctcATGGGACCATGGAGGCCATTTTTACACTTGGAGGCCTTGTGAAACCAAAGGGCCACTGTGGCTCTTCAGGGCCTTGTGGAGCCACCATAGTGCCACTGTGAGGGTCATTGAAACCAATGATGTTTTGTGGCACTGCAAGGCCctatggaatcatggagaccattgtgacactatgTGGGGTCtcacccctggattggggtgaccccgaaatatggaaaagtctctgctccaacccgtgccttcaaagaaagactcagtagtcttctgttgtccggtctcgaggttgtttattgttggttatctaaaagattcttctccctgaactgctgtgacccattcagcaggtcagacaaaggcacactgacctcccagggggctggtgccatcttttatatcatatgtTATGtattacatgtttatactttttccccaatgcctactatccatattgaatggtgactttctactctaaaccaatctgtgagtgccaacatcaccaatGACATGGAGGcttggaaggagaaagaaagaggacagggcacacccaaatccctccatcttagaaccccttacccccatgtacaaaacttggacccctgcgtacaaggcttaaaacccccttgtacagcactcaaaaatccttcctttcactttgtgactacttctactacaatacctaaacttgtgtgtgtggcttgtaattcttcatacagagttggtaatttgcccaatgggctaagatcaaaaccccacgtgtgtctttggctgcatgccagggtctcagagccccctgccagcagctctggccatccagggcacccagagggatgtcctgggttctaCCACTTTGAATTTATTTGACATTGTTGCAACTTATCACAAGTCCTTATATGTTTTTTTTGGGGTCTGTCTTCAACATCTGGTGTCCTTTTTTGGTGGCTGTTCCTTGACTGCCACTTTTGAGTAAGGGCAATAATACTGTTCTGCATAACTTCTGTTTTGtcagccttgcagagctgagctggcatCCTGCTTGCATTTTGTGTGACTTCTGTTTAGCAGAGGTACATCCTTAATCAGTTTCTCCAAGGCTGGGCTGTTCTGTTCTACTGTCCCTGATAAGAGTAAATGTTGTTCTGTTCTCCTGTCCTTGTCACAGTGCTCGCCCCACATGAGGTGTCTGCAACCCCCTCCAACCTGTGGGCCTGGGGTGGGCAAGTGTGGCTGGgggaacagggatgggacagctgGGCTGGACTGACCCAAGGGATGTTCCATTCCATGTCACACCATGTTCAGCAATCAACGGAGAGAGAAACGGTGGGGGACAAGGGGGGTAGGGGATACTTTCTTTTTtcgcctttttttttcaaaacagcacCTACACATACAGAATCCTCTTCTGCACATGGTGgtttaatattttctgctgaTAGGAGATTTCCTGtggatttgcttttcttctgtttgtggccttttctttttgtgcttggtttgtttgtggggtttttgtcttGTTGTGGGTGGGTCTTGCTTTAGTTTTTTTgattgggtttggggttttttggttggtgtttttttttttttggttgggtttgagttttttcccttttgaactGTCTTTCTTCTGATGCATAAGttttttctgccctttcttGTGGCTTGCTTGGCACCTGACAGCAAGACAAGTTTACCCAAGTCAGTCATCTTGCCCAATTATGTTTTGCAGTCACCATTAACTAGATGAGTTCGGTCCCAGACTCCCTGAAATTTGGCAGCATCCACAAAGGAATTGGAAGTGCATTTCATGCCCTTGTAGAGATAACAGAAATATTCCACAGTGGTGCACAAGGGCTGGTCACTGAGGGATGTCACCAGGGCGTGGCTGCCAAGAGAACTCTGTACCATGAATGACCTTTGACCCTCATTGTTCAGCCAAATTCCCACCCACCCCATGTTCCACTCCTTCAGTGCAGCTCTCTCCAGTCTGGTGCTGAGGAAACCACAGCAGACCCTGTCACAGGCCTGGCTGACATCTGGGCACACAACATccccttcttttccctcccaCGTGGGTTCTGCAGGCCCTGCCTTGTCCTGCCAGTGCCTGGAATGGCTGCAGGAGGATTTgccccatccccttccctgctgaGCCTGACCAGGCTGTGACTCTCCCagtccccctccctgccccattTGCAGACTGGTTCCATGTCTGCCCTTCCCAAGTGCCCAGGACCCTCTGGGATGGCTCTGGTCTTTCCAAGGGGTTTGAGAGAGGTCCCACAGTGACACTGCCCAGCCTTCTCAACATCCCTGACACCAAAGGCCTTTACCACATCCCTCAGTTCCAGGTCAGTGCCcagaacacagcacagccctgtccagATCCTCAGGGTGGTTCAGAAGGGAGGCAGCTGTGACTTCTTCCCACAGACCCTCACTCTATCCAATGTCTCCCTGTGCAGTCCATGGCTGCCCTGAGCATTATTTCCTGGAGCCTCCCTGCCTGGGATGTTTCTCTCTGTGCAGTCCTAACCACAACCCAGCAAAGAATGCAGGTGGTTTCCCAGAGGACGTTACTCTCAGAGTGAAGTGGCCTCAAGGCACTGTTTGTGCCACTGGAATTGTGGCACCCCCGAGTGCTGCTGATGGTGTTTGTGCTCACTCGGGTTCatctccccacacacactcGACGCACTGCTGAAATCTCCTCAGTACAGAGCAAACATGGCCTGCTGGCTTGGTCACTTGGTGTCCCTCTGTGCAGAGACAAACAACCTCCTGCAGGTGGGGGAGATGTCAGCGCTGGCAATGGTGGTTGCAGGGGCCGGTGTGGGACAATTGCTCTGGAGCACCTTCCCAGGCTGTTCCCCGAACAAAGacacagcccaggctctgctctgctgctccctcaggtccatgccaggagctctggctgtgccaggacactgctgggagcCCCCCTGCACactccccctctgccccaggcactgggctttgctgtgccagggcattCCTGGAGCACATTCCTGactgcagctctggaggagagcaaagcctccctgccctgccctcaggAGATGCCCtctgctgatggagctgctgtgctggagcccagctgtgtcccagcagtgcccgtggcctgtccctgcctgtggtcACAGCAGGGACACGCAGCAGGACAGTGCCCAAGCTGCCAGAGCACTCCGGcctcacagccacagcagggctgggaaggagagggtgGAGTTGGGCAGAGCAGATGTGGGAAGAGCCAGGGCcactgtccctggctgtgctgctgtgctgggagtcTCTTCCCTCCACCTCTGCCCACAGGCActgcccctgcagggacagagaagGGCTGAGGAAGAATCATGGACACACAGGTTAGGGCAAGCACTTGTTTTTATTTACCCGCGAAGGAAACAAGCCTCTTGCAGATctttgtatttcaaaagaaaggTAGATATTCATGTAGAAATGCTAAGAGTAGTACTACAGTATTTTGTGAGAAACATTACAACAATAGAAAAAACTTAcaatagaaaaaatagaaaaagagaggaaaaaaggctgaGATTGTAAAGAGTTACATTCTGAAggctctgcagaagaaaagagaatttattgcttttgAAGATACAGTCACCAGTTTTCCCAGTGTATCCTTGAGCTCCaggttcctcaggctgtagatgagggggttcagggctggaagCACCACtgagtacagaactgacagggccaggtccagggatggggaggagatggagggtGGCTTCAGGTAGGCAAATGTGCCagtgctgaggaacagggagagcACGGCCAAGTGAGgcaggcaggtggaaaaggctttgtgccgtccctgctcagaggggatcctcagcacggccctgaagatctgcacataggagaaaacaatgaacacaaaacagccAAAATATAGAAGAGCACTTAGCACAATGAGCCAAACTTTCCTGAGTTTGGAGTGcgagcaggagagcttgaggatgtgtgggatttcacagaagaactggcccagggcattgccaaggcacaggggcagggaaaatgtattggccgTGTGCATGAGAGCATTGAGAAAgccactggcccaggcagctgctgccatgtgggcacaagctctgctgcccaggagggtcccgtagtgcaggggtttgcagatggacacgtagcggtcgtagcacatgaCGGTCAGGAGGGAAAATTCTGCTGAcatgaaaaaggcaaagaaaaatacctGAGTAGCACATCCTGAGTAGGAGATggtgctggtgtcccagagggaattgtgcatggctttggggacagtggtgcagatggagcccaggtcgctgagggccaggttgagcaggaagaagaacatgggcgtgtgcaggtggTGGCCGCAGGCTAtggcgctgatgatgaggccgttgcccaggagggcagccagggagatgccgaggaagaggcagaagtgcaggagctgcagctgccgcgtgtctgccaatgccagcaggaggaagtggctgatggagctgctgttggacatttctTCACTCTGGGCATCGTGCACTGTTGAAAGAAGACATTGACAAACTGGGACCAACCTCTTTGAGTCAATCCTATGGTTTTATTTGGAATCCCCACAAAATTACTTATCTTCCCGGGAGCCCGATATTCTTCCTGAATTTGGCTAAACAGCTAAACTTTTTTGAGTTCGGGATTGTGCTGCTAAATTACTGCCTCATTGCTCTCCGCCTGAACACTAGGGAGCCCAGAGGGAAAAcagggctccctgtgccccagtgCAGGCAGACCTGCTGGAACTACCAAGGTGCCCTTTGCTCATTTCACCTCTCTCTATTTCAGTGTCATCACACTTAAAActttcttgaaaaataatgtgGACTTTTTGaattcttcagtttaaaaataattttctctaagcccttctctctttccctctgccCCAGAACAGGAAGGGAAGCCACGGGTTGGTCTggctctctgctgccaggagtTGTGCCTACTGGGAGCTGTTTCTCTCTATCCAAGCCTtgtccctgccagtgctgcccgagcccagcccagccctgggggctcagctctgccctgcagacccctcccagcacagggcactgcccaggggcatctccctggcagcagggctgaaggGCAGGGCAGACAAACAGAGATGCTGCAAGCCaaggtgtgctgctgctgctgtctgtagggagaggaggctgaggaggcaCTTTCTGAGGAGATCTGAGGCACATCTGCTGATGCCCAGGCTGACAGAGCAGGAGTCTCAGTGACACAGACAAAGCTGACAGCCCCTTTCCCTTGCCTTTAGGAGaaagctgagagcagccctgggcatgCAGCACCATCTCCACAGCAGGAGGAATCTGCCCTGATGGGGGTCGCTCCTTCCACCTCCAACTTCTCCCCTGCAGCATCCatggggagctgccaggcaggctgagagctgcccctggcaggtggcacatgccctgggctggccaagagccctgagggctgcaggagctgctctgcaggacagccctgggcagccctggctgcagccccagcttcaCCCCCTGCAGCcgtccctggcagcaggagccgtcctgccctgtccctctgacggtgcccagggcagccccactctgcagcacatcctcctcctcttcctctgctaCAGAGAAACTGGGAGATTCCTCCTGACACATCTCCCAGGCTGTGGGGTGTGCCAGCTTCAGGAGATctctccaggagcacaggggatCTATCCCGGTATCCACACACTCACCATGTAGAGGGCTGTGGAGATCTTTCCCCAGGTGAAGTCTCAGCTCAATGTCTTCCCAATCCTGATTGCCTTCAGCCTGTCTCTGCCTGGCTCCTCTCCCCTCagtgcctgcaggcagagccctcagccctgctgggctgggagaggagctggtcCTGGCAAGAGCTGTTCCTTtaaagctcagcagcacagacacagcacaaggactttaatgagcCTCTTGGGACTTTGGTGTTGTTTACATCAGACTCAGTCCCTGagaaagtgttcaaaaaaccTCTCAAGAAATCAAAGTTAAATTGAAACTCCAAAGTTTCCTGAAGTTTTAATGGGTCCCACTGAGGAACacgactgagaaagtgtccccaggttccaggtagagcagaacactggaggcagtgatgacagctggggacaaagaAGGCCAAGGTGtctgtggtgctgagcaaagctggatgtgtttgaggaatgcaaagggccaaggcctgagccccagcccctggccaggcagatgctgtccctccctccttgctcagggctcttcccgggatgggcactgccatgtggggatgtgcaatggcaagggcaggagcatggggcggcccctgccaggctgctgagcagggccgaggaggcaatgaggccccaggcctgcaagggtcacttgtctcctgctcctgcctcaggcccagggccagcagccatggcccaagtgctgcccaggttggctctgtcagggccttgcagctgctgcccatgcctgtgccctgtgcagcccaggctgtgccacggtgtccctgccctgcgcctctgtccctgcaggctgtcctcatgccccggctgccccacctggctggccccttcctttgctgacagctctgcctcctgcctgcctctgcctgcccacacaaagccttgggctgACCCAGGCTCCTTCTGGGGGACGTGttgcaccacagccctgccctatggaggaaatttctttttccttgtgtcCTGGACCTCCCCTGCTGCATTTGTGGTATCATTTCTCTATCTATCTGTTTTCCACTATGGAGAAAAAGCTCCCCCATTTCTGAATTCACCCTTCAAGCCCTGCCCGGCCACTCCTGTTCTGTCCTCAGTCTCTTCACAACTGAGCCCTGGGCTCTCAGCCTCCATATATGGGTCATGTTCTTGAGGCCTGCAAACCCCAGCCTGGGAGATCTTTGGGCCCTCTCCAAGGTGGGAGGGTTGATGCAGATTGCAATGTTTCAGATGAAAACATTCTGCTCATAGTCTAAGAAAatcaccagaggccaaggccaggcagagctgtctgtcctggcagcttttgtctgggagcaatccTGGGATAGATGGAATTTTGGCCGCCTAATTCCAATTTCTGCCATGGGCCCTGGACAAGAAGGCcggttcttttccataggaaggaaggCACAAGTCCCGGTGCTTCCAAGGCAGATGAGATGTGatcaccagaggccaaggccagccagagctggcaggtttTTGTCTGCGACATACCCTTGCATACAAGAAACTTTTTAGGGCAAGTACCAATTCTGTCCATGGTTGTcggaaaagaggggaaattctTTtacacaggaaggaaagcatggagccccaGTGGTTCATGGCAGATGAGAAGTAGCCCTTGACATTCCAAGATCAGCCGGACCTGTCAGGTCCCCCCTGGGAGGCCAAATCAGCCAGATCTGTTCCATGTTCCCCTCATTCCATGGGGCCCCACAATGTTCCAGTGGCCccttgattccatgaggccttgaggtgtcacaatggccccttggttccacaagGCCCTGAAGGGTCTtaatggtctccatggttccacgaggccccacagtgtcagaGTGGTCTCTTGGTTCCATGAAGCCCTGCGGTGTCACCGTGGCCCCaaagtgtcacaatggtctccgTGGTTCCACCAGGTCCTCACAGTGTCATCGTGGTCTCCATAGGGAGGAAACAACCGAGCCCCAGTGTTCCAGGGGCAGATGGGCAGCAGCCACCAAAGGCCATGGGCAGCCAGATTAGGCAGTGCTGGTAGATTTTGTCTGGGAGCCATCCTTGGATATCGGGAATTTTAGGGGTGGAATACCAGTTTCAGACAtggatgcctggaggagaaggacaattctttttaataggaaggaaagcaggaacACCGGTGTTTCAGGGCCAGATGAAAGGTGGCAATCAGAGGCCAAGGCCTGCCCGAACTCTCTCCTGGTACCGTTCGTCTGATAGGAACTTTTGGATATTGGGAATTTTGCAGGTGGAAtcccaattttggccatttctgCATTGATAAGAAGGATGACACTTTTCCATAG is a window from the Motacilla alba alba isolate MOTALB_02 unplaced genomic scaffold, Motacilla_alba_V1.0_pri HiC_scaffold_28, whole genome shotgun sequence genome containing:
- the LOC119696430 gene encoding olfactory receptor 14I1-like, coding for MSNSSSISHFLLLALADTRQLQLLHFCLFLGISLAALLGNGLIISAIACGHHLHTPMFFFLLNLALSDLGSICTTVPKAMHNSLWDTSTISYSGCATQIFRAVLRIPSEQGRHKAFSTCLPHLAVLSLFLSTGTFAYLKPPSISSPSLDLALSVLYSVVLPALNPLIYSLRNLELKDTLGKLVTVSSKAINSLFFCRAFRM